A genomic window from Salvia hispanica cultivar TCC Black 2014 chromosome 5, UniMelb_Shisp_WGS_1.0, whole genome shotgun sequence includes:
- the LOC125188861 gene encoding CCR4-NOT transcription complex subunit 10-like isoform X2, producing the protein MEVNTLPASREIVLPNIPFHLLCTAVIWYHLHEFARSFSYLDTLYQTIEPIREGTALCICLLLLDVALLSHNASRSADVISYMEKVYVSSVGNQVDNGSLTHQQSLLVSKSTSFSNNSTLQDGSHPDSTSDNSLTRTLSEEALEDEHLQLLSSLDISGQNLQRPGIVSANDLQRIQPEGLISTADLKLKLRLYKVRFLLLTRNLKAAKREVKIAMNLIRGKDYPLALYLKSQLEYVCGNHRKAIKLLMASTNSIEMGFSSMYYNDLGCICYRLGKHHTSGVFFSKALSYSSAARKEKPPKLLTLSQDKSLLIMYNCGVQSLARGRPVHAARCFQKASLIFYNRPLLWLRIAECCLMALDKGLIKSSAATAISEIEANVIGRGKWRQLALRYGSSTGQGRYVGMDSSITFDGKHPDLSMSLARQSLVNALFLLDSSDTNYFRAAKVPGSEENESGEAPLSPSSNVKNATGGDPKAPTVASSSSPANANSKVKEHTGGKNLGGTLDNSIPDYEHIRLKENLMIRQAVLADLAFVELALGDPSKALSTARSLLKLPDCSKMYIFLGTMYAAEALCLLNRPKEAAEHLAMYMPDGNNIKLPYSQDDCEKWTVEKVADTDESHGGTIGDESLALVFSSPEEARGLFCANFAAHFALQGDFEQAERFLTNTFSDIPNSSQAILTAIYVDIKRGKTQDALAKLRHHRGIRFHN; encoded by the exons ATGGAAGTGAACACACTTCCAGCATCACGGGAAATAGTGCTCCCCAACATCCCATTTCATCTTTTGTGCACA GCAGTCATCTGGTACCATCTTCATGAATTTGCAAGATCATTCTCATATTTGGACACTTTGTATCAGACCATTGAACCTATTCGTGAG GGGACAGCTTTGTGTATATGCCTTTTGCTGCTAGACGTCGCATTACTTTCTCATAATGCATCAAGATCTGCC GATGTGATAAGCTACATGGAGAAGGTTTATGTTAGTAGTGTGGGCAATCAAGTAGATAATGGATCCTTGACGCACCAACAATCTCTATTAGTTTCAAAATCTACATCATTTTCCAACAATTCGACCCTTCAAGATGGTTCTCACCCTGATTCTACTTCAGATAATTCCTTAACTAGAACATTATCAGAGGAAGCACTTGAAGATGAACATTTGCAGTTACTATCTTCTCTTGACATAAGTGGACAGAATCTTCAAAGACCTGGCATTGTCTCTGCTAATGATCTTCAAAGAATCCAACCAGAGGGTTTGATATCAACTGCTGATTTAAAGCTTAAGTTACGTCTTTACAAGGTTCGCTTTCTGCTTCTCACCAGGAACCTGAAAGCAGCCAAGCGCGAGGTGAAGATAGCTATGAATCTGATTCGTGGCAAAGATTATCCCCTGGCTCTCTACCTAAAGTCACAACTTGAATATGTTTGTGGAAACCACCGCAAAGCAATTAAGCTTTTGATGGCATCAACTAACAGCATTGAGATGGGATTCTCTAGCATGTACTACAATGATCTTGGCTGCATCTGTTATCGGCTTGGTAAGCATCATACATCGGGAGTGTTTTTTTCCAAAGCCTTAAGTTATAGCTCAGCTGCACGGAAAGAGAAGCCTCCAAAACTTCTAACTTTGTCTCAGGATAAATCCCTCCTGATTATGTATAATTGTGGTGTTCAATCATTAGCCCGTGGCAGACCCGTTCATGCTGCTCGCTGCTTTCAAAAGGCCAGCCTTATCTTTTATAACAGACCTCTTCTATGGTTAAGAATTGCTGAGTGCTGTTTGATGGCCCTAGATAAGGGATTAATAAAATCATCCGCAGCAACTGCGATTTCTGAGATCGAAGCCAATGTCATTGGCAGGGGAAAATGGAGACAGCTTGCTCTAAGATATGGTTCATCCACTGGTCAGGGGAGATATGTTGGAATGGACAGTTCAATTACATTTGATGGAAAACATCCCGATCTCTCGATGTCTCTTGCCCGGCAGTCCCTTGTAAATGCTTTGTTCTTATTAGACTCTTCGGACACAAATTATTTCAGGGCTGCCAAGGTCCCTGGTTCCGAGGAAAATGAGTCGGGAGAAGCACCACTATCCCCGAGTTCAAATGTCAAGAATGCCACTGGTGGTGATCCCAAAGCACCTACTGTAGCTTCTAGCTCAAGTCCAGCTAATGCcaatagtaaagtaaaagaacaCACAGGTGGAAAAAATCTGGGTGGCACATTGGATAACTCCATTCCTGATTATGAACATATTCGCTTGAAGGAGAACCTGATGATAAGACAAGCTGTGCTTGCTGATTTAGCATTTGTAGAGTTGGCACTAGGAGATCCCtcaaaagctctttcgacAGCAAGGTCCCTACTAAAACTTCCTGACTGCTCAAAGATGTACATATTTTTAGGCACCATGTATGCTGCAGAGGCATTATGCCTGTTAAATCGGCCAAAGGAAGCTGCTGAGCATTTGGCGATGTACATGCCCGACGGTAACAATATTAAGCTTCCATACTCCCAAGACGACTGTGAGAAGTGGACAGTGGAAAAAGTGGCTGACACTGATGAGTCACATGGTGGCACAATAGGAGATGAATCCCTAGCGTTGGTGTTTTCAAGCCCCGAGGAAGCTAGGGGGCTGTTTTGTGCAAATTTTGCTGCCCACTTTGCACTGCAGGGAGACTTTGAGCAGGCTGAACGATTTCTAACCAACACGTTTTCTGATATACCAAATAGTTCCCAAGCTATTCTTACTGCTATTTATGTCGATATAAAGCGTGGTAAAACTCAAGATGCTCTTGCCAAGTTGAGACATCACAGAGGAATCAGATTTCATAACTGA
- the LOC125188861 gene encoding CCR4-NOT transcription complex subunit 10-like isoform X1 — MDSPSSSLTLNTRDGSPSAEGLAKEAAVLFQSGMFADCLRVLNQLLQKEDHPKVRHNIAIAESLQGGCSDPRRLIKALEKIKEQSEELACASGEHLEVSSNNGSEHTSSITGNSAPQHPISSFVHSYEFDTSVATYNIAVIWYHLHEFARSFSYLDTLYQTIEPIREGTALCICLLLLDVALLSHNASRSADVISYMEKVYVSSVGNQVDNGSLTHQQSLLVSKSTSFSNNSTLQDGSHPDSTSDNSLTRTLSEEALEDEHLQLLSSLDISGQNLQRPGIVSANDLQRIQPEGLISTADLKLKLRLYKVRFLLLTRNLKAAKREVKIAMNLIRGKDYPLALYLKSQLEYVCGNHRKAIKLLMASTNSIEMGFSSMYYNDLGCICYRLGKHHTSGVFFSKALSYSSAARKEKPPKLLTLSQDKSLLIMYNCGVQSLARGRPVHAARCFQKASLIFYNRPLLWLRIAECCLMALDKGLIKSSAATAISEIEANVIGRGKWRQLALRYGSSTGQGRYVGMDSSITFDGKHPDLSMSLARQSLVNALFLLDSSDTNYFRAAKVPGSEENESGEAPLSPSSNVKNATGGDPKAPTVASSSSPANANSKVKEHTGGKNLGGTLDNSIPDYEHIRLKENLMIRQAVLADLAFVELALGDPSKALSTARSLLKLPDCSKMYIFLGTMYAAEALCLLNRPKEAAEHLAMYMPDGNNIKLPYSQDDCEKWTVEKVADTDESHGGTIGDESLALVFSSPEEARGLFCANFAAHFALQGDFEQAERFLTNTFSDIPNSSQAILTAIYVDIKRGKTQDALAKLRHHRGIRFHN, encoded by the exons GAACAAAGTGAAGAACTTGCATGTGCATCTGGAGAACACTTAGAGGTTTCCAGCAACAATGGAAGTGAACACACTTCCAGCATCACGGGAAATAGTGCTCCCCAACATCCCATTTCATCTTTTGTGCACAGTTATGAATTTGATACCTCAGTGGCAACTTACAACATA GCAGTCATCTGGTACCATCTTCATGAATTTGCAAGATCATTCTCATATTTGGACACTTTGTATCAGACCATTGAACCTATTCGTGAG GGGACAGCTTTGTGTATATGCCTTTTGCTGCTAGACGTCGCATTACTTTCTCATAATGCATCAAGATCTGCC GATGTGATAAGCTACATGGAGAAGGTTTATGTTAGTAGTGTGGGCAATCAAGTAGATAATGGATCCTTGACGCACCAACAATCTCTATTAGTTTCAAAATCTACATCATTTTCCAACAATTCGACCCTTCAAGATGGTTCTCACCCTGATTCTACTTCAGATAATTCCTTAACTAGAACATTATCAGAGGAAGCACTTGAAGATGAACATTTGCAGTTACTATCTTCTCTTGACATAAGTGGACAGAATCTTCAAAGACCTGGCATTGTCTCTGCTAATGATCTTCAAAGAATCCAACCAGAGGGTTTGATATCAACTGCTGATTTAAAGCTTAAGTTACGTCTTTACAAGGTTCGCTTTCTGCTTCTCACCAGGAACCTGAAAGCAGCCAAGCGCGAGGTGAAGATAGCTATGAATCTGATTCGTGGCAAAGATTATCCCCTGGCTCTCTACCTAAAGTCACAACTTGAATATGTTTGTGGAAACCACCGCAAAGCAATTAAGCTTTTGATGGCATCAACTAACAGCATTGAGATGGGATTCTCTAGCATGTACTACAATGATCTTGGCTGCATCTGTTATCGGCTTGGTAAGCATCATACATCGGGAGTGTTTTTTTCCAAAGCCTTAAGTTATAGCTCAGCTGCACGGAAAGAGAAGCCTCCAAAACTTCTAACTTTGTCTCAGGATAAATCCCTCCTGATTATGTATAATTGTGGTGTTCAATCATTAGCCCGTGGCAGACCCGTTCATGCTGCTCGCTGCTTTCAAAAGGCCAGCCTTATCTTTTATAACAGACCTCTTCTATGGTTAAGAATTGCTGAGTGCTGTTTGATGGCCCTAGATAAGGGATTAATAAAATCATCCGCAGCAACTGCGATTTCTGAGATCGAAGCCAATGTCATTGGCAGGGGAAAATGGAGACAGCTTGCTCTAAGATATGGTTCATCCACTGGTCAGGGGAGATATGTTGGAATGGACAGTTCAATTACATTTGATGGAAAACATCCCGATCTCTCGATGTCTCTTGCCCGGCAGTCCCTTGTAAATGCTTTGTTCTTATTAGACTCTTCGGACACAAATTATTTCAGGGCTGCCAAGGTCCCTGGTTCCGAGGAAAATGAGTCGGGAGAAGCACCACTATCCCCGAGTTCAAATGTCAAGAATGCCACTGGTGGTGATCCCAAAGCACCTACTGTAGCTTCTAGCTCAAGTCCAGCTAATGCcaatagtaaagtaaaagaacaCACAGGTGGAAAAAATCTGGGTGGCACATTGGATAACTCCATTCCTGATTATGAACATATTCGCTTGAAGGAGAACCTGATGATAAGACAAGCTGTGCTTGCTGATTTAGCATTTGTAGAGTTGGCACTAGGAGATCCCtcaaaagctctttcgacAGCAAGGTCCCTACTAAAACTTCCTGACTGCTCAAAGATGTACATATTTTTAGGCACCATGTATGCTGCAGAGGCATTATGCCTGTTAAATCGGCCAAAGGAAGCTGCTGAGCATTTGGCGATGTACATGCCCGACGGTAACAATATTAAGCTTCCATACTCCCAAGACGACTGTGAGAAGTGGACAGTGGAAAAAGTGGCTGACACTGATGAGTCACATGGTGGCACAATAGGAGATGAATCCCTAGCGTTGGTGTTTTCAAGCCCCGAGGAAGCTAGGGGGCTGTTTTGTGCAAATTTTGCTGCCCACTTTGCACTGCAGGGAGACTTTGAGCAGGCTGAACGATTTCTAACCAACACGTTTTCTGATATACCAAATAGTTCCCAAGCTATTCTTACTGCTATTTATGTCGATATAAAGCGTGGTAAAACTCAAGATGCTCTTGCCAAGTTGAGACATCACAGAGGAATCAGATTTCATAACTGA